A window of Clostridium botulinum BKT015925 contains these coding sequences:
- a CDS encoding FeoB-associated Cys-rich membrane protein, with protein sequence MEKLFVIILGILAVFILVRSFKKKASGGGCDCGSCSSHCAMYNLDSEEKNSEKDNIENNK encoded by the coding sequence GTGGAAAAACTATTTGTAATAATACTTGGTATTCTTGCAGTCTTTATACTTGTAAGAAGTTTTAAGAAAAAAGCCTCTGGTGGTGGATGTGATTGCGGAAGTTGTTCATCTCACTGTGCTATGTATAATTTAGATTCAGAAGAAAAAAACTCAGAAAAAGATAACATAGAAAACAACAAATAA
- the feoB gene encoding ferrous iron transport protein B codes for MLTVALVGNPNVGKTTLFNALTGSNQYVGNWAGVTVERKEGYLNKCIKIVDLPGIYAMDTYSNEEKVSKNFLLTGDADVIVNIVDASNLDRNLYLTTQLRQFNKPIVIVLNMIDVAESKGININVDKLKNELGVTAIFPMSASKGQGLNDLKESLLNSQNSGVINDNDFNYPEFNTEKETYSYIESILNKCITKSSKDTLIIKDKIDKILLNKFLAYPIFIGIMLIIFKFTFTWVGQPLSDFLDDILNEQLIPFLNSLLATNSPWFKSLLVDGIVGGVGSILVFLPIILTLFLGISLLEDSGYMARVAFLMDKLMRKMGLSGKAFIPMLVGFGCSVPAIMSARTLESEKDRKLAALLVPLMSCNARLPVYALFTSIFFPGRQFEIVCSLYILGIVIAFIIGLLFKNTLFKKDEEPFIIELPEYKLPEPKNLLLHTWDKGKGFVKKAGTIILSISILVWILSNFNFSGLTEINNSFLAYIGRALTPIFKPLGFGNWQSSVSLLAGLMAKEVVVSTMEVIFGGNLQVLLPQYFTTVSAYAFLTFTLLYTPCITTIGTMKKEFGNKMTIFSVVYQLILAWGISFLVYNIGNFIM; via the coding sequence ATGTTAACAGTAGCATTAGTTGGTAATCCCAACGTAGGAAAAACTACTTTATTTAATGCTTTGACTGGGTCCAATCAATATGTTGGAAACTGGGCTGGCGTTACAGTAGAAAGAAAAGAAGGATATTTAAACAAGTGCATTAAAATAGTGGACTTGCCTGGTATATACGCAATGGATACTTATTCTAATGAAGAAAAGGTTTCTAAGAATTTTCTATTAACAGGAGATGCAGATGTAATTGTAAATATAGTAGATGCATCTAATTTAGATAGAAACTTATATCTTACTACTCAATTAAGACAATTTAATAAACCTATAGTTATTGTTTTAAACATGATTGATGTAGCTGAATCAAAAGGCATAAATATAAACGTGGATAAACTAAAAAATGAACTTGGTGTAACTGCTATATTTCCTATGTCAGCTTCTAAGGGACAAGGATTGAATGATTTAAAAGAGAGTCTTTTAAACTCTCAAAATTCTGGTGTTATTAATGATAATGATTTTAATTATCCTGAATTTAATACTGAAAAAGAAACTTATTCTTATATTGAGTCTATCTTAAATAAATGTATAACTAAATCATCTAAAGATACACTAATTATAAAGGATAAAATAGATAAAATATTATTAAATAAATTTCTTGCTTATCCAATTTTTATAGGCATAATGCTTATAATATTTAAATTTACTTTTACATGGGTTGGACAGCCACTTTCAGACTTTTTAGATGATATACTAAATGAACAACTTATACCTTTTCTAAATTCATTACTAGCAACTAATAGTCCTTGGTTTAAATCTCTATTAGTTGATGGAATAGTTGGAGGTGTAGGTTCTATATTAGTCTTCCTTCCAATTATATTAACTTTATTTTTAGGTATATCTTTACTTGAAGATAGCGGTTATATGGCAAGAGTAGCTTTCTTAATGGATAAACTAATGAGAAAAATGGGTCTTTCAGGTAAAGCATTTATTCCTATGTTAGTTGGTTTTGGATGTTCAGTGCCTGCTATAATGTCAGCAAGAACACTTGAAAGTGAAAAAGATAGGAAACTTGCTGCATTATTAGTACCACTTATGTCCTGTAATGCAAGACTTCCTGTTTATGCACTATTTACGTCTATATTCTTTCCTGGACGCCAATTTGAAATAGTTTGTTCTCTATATATTTTGGGAATAGTTATTGCATTTATAATAGGGCTTCTATTTAAAAATACATTATTTAAAAAAGATGAAGAACCTTTTATTATTGAACTACCTGAATACAAACTTCCTGAACCTAAGAACTTATTATTACACACTTGGGACAAAGGAAAAGGATTTGTAAAAAAAGCAGGAACAATTATTTTATCAATATCCATCTTAGTTTGGATATTATCAAACTTCAACTTCTCAGGATTAACTGAAATTAATAATAGCTTTCTTGCATATATAGGAAGAGCATTAACACCTATATTCAAACCTTTAGGATTTGGAAATTGGCAGTCTTCAGTTTCTCTACTTGCTGGACTTATGGCAAAAGAAGTTGTTGTAAGTACTATGGAAGTTATATTTGGAGGTAATCTTCAAGTGCTTTTACCTCAATATTTTACAACAGTTTCAGCTTATGCTTTCCTAACATTTACACTTTTATACACTCCTTGTATAACAACTATAGGAACAATGAAAAAAGAATTTGGAAATAAAATGACCATTTTCTCTGTTGTATACCAGCTTATTTTAGCTTGGGGAATTTCGTTTTTAGTCTATAATATAGGAAATTTTATCATGTAA
- a CDS encoding FeoA family protein gives MSILDLRPGEMGFIEHIHGDEKLSKRLLALGCIEGTGVTFKTSAPLGDPIIISVRGFDLAIRKKDAKNITLKED, from the coding sequence ATGAGCATATTAGATTTAAGACCTGGTGAAATGGGTTTTATAGAACATATACATGGTGATGAAAAACTTTCAAAACGTCTTTTAGCTTTAGGATGTATTGAGGGTACTGGAGTAACATTTAAAACTTCAGCCCCTTTAGGAGATCCTATTATAATAAGCGTTAGAGGTTTTGACCTAGCCATAAGAAAAAAAGATGCTAAAAACATTACTTTGAAGGAGGACTAA
- a CDS encoding ribonuclease H-like domain-containing protein gives MIKRENSIKIDDESKEFALKIDGKDDIYKDAIFFDLEHYLYKKPICIGVFGCCYFDNDSHELKVTQYMIENKKDAPEILKLSEEYFKEMYEKYNKKYIVTFSGNNDFNVIEYLYNKNKIEFNIDEHFKKVDLQREYEKLMGENIGLKNLEKKFDIMRESEVISGSNLSKTFCKVMKDFDYINRMPEEKRQRILLYNEQDVSSLFYIYLQWKKYLKKEEKNQ, from the coding sequence GTGATTAAAAGAGAAAATAGTATAAAAATTGATGACGAGTCTAAAGAGTTTGCACTAAAAATTGATGGGAAAGATGATATATATAAGGATGCAATATTTTTTGATCTTGAACATTATCTTTACAAGAAGCCTATATGTATAGGAGTATTTGGGTGTTGCTATTTTGACAACGATAGTCATGAACTTAAAGTTACACAATATATGATTGAAAATAAAAAAGATGCACCGGAAATATTAAAATTATCAGAAGAGTATTTTAAGGAAATGTATGAAAAGTATAATAAAAAATATATTGTTACTTTTTCAGGTAATAATGATTTTAATGTAATTGAGTATCTATATAATAAAAATAAAATAGAATTTAATATAGATGAGCATTTTAAAAAGGTTGATCTTCAAAGAGAATACGAAAAGCTTATGGGAGAGAACATAGGACTTAAAAATTTAGAAAAGAAATTTGATATAATGAGAGAAAGTGAAGTTATAAGTGGATCAAATTTATCTAAAACATTCTGTAAGGTAATGAAGGATTTTGATTATATAAATAGAATGCCAGAAGAAAAACGACAAAGAATTCTTTTATATAATGAACAAGATGTATCAAGTTTGTTTTATATATACTTGCAATGGAAAAAGTATTTAAAAAAAGAAGAAAAAAATCAATAG
- a CDS encoding prepilin peptidase, producing MSLQVFVIGLIIGSFLNLCICRIPKNESIVYPASHCTSCQNKIKPYDLIPIISYIILKGKCRYCEEKISINSPIIECLTGVIFLGVYLKYGLTIEFVKYLFLCSFLIIIGCIDYNTTEVYFSTTSIGIIVGIIFILINWYLNLPIKTYFLGAIIAGMVISLIIILTDGMGWGDVEICVLSSIYLGARLTILMLFLSFIIGAIVGVLLIIYKKKSRKDYIAFGPSIVIATLTTIYAGENIIKWYLNIGLY from the coding sequence ATGAGCTTACAAGTATTTGTAATAGGTTTAATAATAGGAAGTTTTCTGAATCTTTGTATATGTAGAATACCTAAAAATGAGTCTATAGTTTATCCAGCATCACATTGCACAAGCTGTCAAAATAAAATAAAACCATATGACTTAATACCTATTATAAGTTATATAATATTAAAAGGAAAATGTAGATATTGTGAAGAAAAAATCTCCATTAATTCACCAATTATAGAGTGTCTTACTGGAGTGATTTTTTTAGGAGTATATTTAAAGTATGGATTAACAATAGAATTTGTAAAATATTTATTTTTATGCAGTTTTTTAATTATAATTGGATGTATAGATTATAATACAACAGAGGTATATTTTAGTACTACTAGTATTGGAATTATAGTTGGAATAATATTTATATTAATAAATTGGTATTTAAATTTGCCAATTAAGACGTATTTTTTAGGAGCTATTATTGCAGGAATGGTTATTAGTTTAATTATAATATTAACTGATGGAATGGGATGGGGAGATGTAGAGATATGTGTTCTTTCGAGCATATATTTGGGGGCAAGATTAACAATTTTAATGCTTTTTTTATCATTTATAATAGGAGCAATAGTGGGTGTTCTACTTATTATATATAAGAAAAAAAGTAGAAAAGACTACATAGCATTTGGACCGAGTATAGTTATTGCTACATTAACTACTATATATGCAGGAGAAAATATTATAAAATGGTATTTAAATATTGGATTATATTAG
- a CDS encoding MFS transporter, with the protein MTKKNHSTALIVFLLGIFMGAIDSGIVSPARTIISNNLNISENLGVWMITIYTLSYAVSMPISSKLSDIYGRKKVYNLSILIFVLGSTLCGLNNFFGDFKLLLFSRIIQAFGGGGIMPIATAMIGQSFPKEKRGTALGLVGSIYGIATILGPTLGSTILNIAGNDHWGWIFFINIPISIIILLLSTNLEESKSDVIGPLDLKGSVTLSIVIASLMYALTNLNFFHFKDSIKSTSVYPFLLIFIIALPIFILIEQTAQDPILNLKYFRNKEILLTLIISFIVGTGLMGVVFVPQFAENVLKIKTGSGGYLVTLMAIFSGIAAPLGGKIIDKYSAKIIMSIGFICTIIGALFLGLFVTSHLTFINIFIGLAFMGFGMGFTMGTPLNYLMLSYVSQSESASALSTLSLIRSIGVTLSPNIMVNFIVEASKNVTQNIKMVMPPLNIPKSAGNIDISKAISPNMIDKFKSADISTIVDKTKEFSSSMIDKMIPHGNPFAANFKVDYLNKIEHSRATIEHAFQSTINAGFKHMFIASAILAFIGLFFTLMLHSKNIKTTN; encoded by the coding sequence ATGACTAAAAAAAATCATTCAACAGCACTTATTGTTTTTTTACTAGGTATATTTATGGGCGCTATTGATAGCGGTATAGTATCTCCTGCCAGAACTATAATAAGTAATAATCTAAACATTAGTGAAAATCTTGGAGTTTGGATGATTACTATATACACATTATCCTATGCAGTTTCTATGCCTATTTCAAGTAAATTATCAGATATATATGGCCGAAAAAAAGTCTATAATCTAAGTATTCTTATCTTTGTATTAGGTTCAACACTTTGTGGTCTTAATAATTTTTTTGGTGATTTTAAATTACTACTATTTTCAAGAATAATTCAAGCATTTGGTGGTGGAGGAATAATGCCAATTGCAACAGCTATGATAGGACAAAGCTTTCCAAAAGAAAAACGGGGAACTGCTCTGGGACTTGTAGGTTCTATATATGGTATTGCTACAATACTTGGACCAACCTTAGGATCTACTATTCTGAACATAGCAGGAAATGACCATTGGGGATGGATTTTCTTTATAAACATTCCTATTAGTATAATTATATTACTTCTAAGTACAAATTTAGAGGAAAGTAAATCGGATGTCATAGGTCCTCTTGATTTAAAAGGAAGCGTTACTTTAAGTATAGTTATAGCATCTCTTATGTATGCTTTAACTAATCTAAATTTCTTCCATTTTAAAGACAGTATTAAAAGTACATCTGTATACCCTTTTCTTTTAATATTTATCATAGCTTTACCAATATTTATTTTAATAGAACAAACAGCACAAGACCCTATATTAAATTTAAAATATTTTAGAAACAAAGAAATCCTTCTAACTCTTATAATAAGTTTTATAGTTGGAACTGGACTTATGGGCGTTGTTTTTGTTCCTCAATTTGCAGAAAATGTGTTAAAAATCAAGACTGGTAGTGGTGGATACCTCGTTACCCTTATGGCTATATTTTCAGGAATAGCGGCTCCTTTAGGTGGAAAAATCATTGATAAATATTCAGCTAAAATCATAATGTCCATTGGATTTATATGTACTATTATAGGCGCCTTATTCTTAGGATTGTTCGTAACTTCTCATTTAACTTTTATAAATATATTTATAGGACTTGCATTTATGGGATTTGGAATGGGATTTACTATGGGAACACCATTAAACTATTTAATGTTAAGCTATGTATCTCAGTCTGAGTCAGCTTCAGCATTATCAACATTGTCCTTAATTCGTTCAATAGGTGTTACACTCTCTCCAAATATAATGGTAAACTTCATTGTTGAAGCATCTAAAAACGTAACTCAGAATATAAAAATGGTTATGCCTCCTTTAAATATACCTAAAAGCGCTGGAAATATTGATATATCAAAAGCCATTTCTCCTAATATGATTGATAAATTTAAATCAGCAGATATATCAACTATAGTAGATAAAACTAAAGAGTTTTCATCATCTATGATTGATAAGATGATACCTCATGGAAATCCATTTGCAGCTAACTTTAAAGTGGATTATTTAAATAAAATAGAACATAGTAGAGCTACTATAGAACATGCTTTTCAAAGCACAATTAATGCAGGATTTAAACATATGTTTATAGCATCTGCAATACTTGCATTTATTGGACTTTTTTTTACACTTATGCTTCATAGTAAAAATATAAAAACTACAAATTAG
- a CDS encoding TetR/AcrR family transcriptional regulator, translating to MPKILENVKDTILKESKKILLKENYKSLNIRQIAKCCNIGIGTFYNYFSTKDELVMEILKNDFNKSINLIEQLKNNSLSFKEKLEQIYKSFDLFLGDYISVFYEISSVKGTKCKRNTDFSNLYKCLSELIDIEKNNGTIKKDVNSYDFAHFIVSNLFYLTKTHYISFEQLYNFLNI from the coding sequence ATGCCTAAAATATTAGAAAATGTTAAAGATACTATTTTAAAAGAAAGCAAAAAAATTCTTTTAAAAGAAAATTACAAATCATTAAACATACGTCAAATAGCAAAATGTTGTAATATAGGAATAGGAACATTTTATAATTATTTTTCTACAAAAGATGAATTAGTTATGGAAATATTAAAAAATGACTTTAATAAAAGTATAAATCTTATTGAACAACTAAAAAATAATAGTCTTTCTTTTAAAGAAAAGTTAGAACAAATTTATAAATCTTTTGATTTATTTTTAGGAGATTATATCTCTGTATTTTATGAGATTTCTTCTGTAAAGGGTACAAAATGTAAACGAAATACAGATTTTTCAAATTTATATAAATGTCTTAGTGAGCTTATTGATATAGAAAAAAATAATGGAACCATCAAAAAAGATGTAAATTCTTATGATTTTGCTCATTTTATAGTTTCAAATCTTTTTTACCTTACCAAAACTCATTATATATCTTTTGAACAATTGTATAATTTCTTGAATATATAA
- a CDS encoding FadR/GntR family transcriptional regulator, translating to MFTPIKNTKVYEHVINQIKEMIKDGTLKGGDKLPSERDLVEKLGVSRASIREALRVLEIVGIVECKQGEGNFIRSNFEDTLLEPLSIMFMLNDCKLKEIFQLRKVIEIETAALAAKQITDDEIIEIKKIITDIEISEDEDEKVKLDTKFHYAVAKATQNFLIVSILNSVSTLMDSFIKDARKNIISKLHKDDIDKQHEEIWEALKTHNPIAAASSMRKHLDLINQDLTSRGA from the coding sequence GTGTTTACTCCCATAAAGAATACAAAAGTTTATGAGCATGTAATAAACCAAATTAAAGAGATGATTAAGGATGGAACATTAAAAGGAGGGGACAAGCTCCCATCAGAGAGAGACTTAGTAGAAAAATTAGGAGTTAGTAGAGCATCTATAAGAGAGGCATTAAGGGTATTGGAGATAGTAGGGATAGTTGAGTGTAAACAAGGTGAGGGGAATTTTATAAGATCAAATTTCGAAGATACTTTATTAGAACCATTGTCTATTATGTTTATGCTTAATGATTGCAAATTAAAGGAGATTTTTCAGCTAAGAAAAGTTATTGAAATAGAAACAGCTGCATTAGCTGCTAAACAAATAACTGACGATGAAATTATAGAAATAAAAAAGATAATTACAGATATTGAAATTTCAGAAGATGAAGATGAAAAAGTTAAATTAGATACTAAGTTTCATTATGCTGTTGCTAAAGCCACTCAAAATTTTCTTATAGTAAGTATACTAAATAGTGTATCTACTCTTATGGATTCTTTCATTAAAGATGCAAGAAAAAATATTATTAGTAAATTACATAAAGATGATATTGATAAACAACATGAAGAAATATGGGAAGCATTAAAAACTCATAATCCAATTGCAGCTGCAAGTTCTATGAGAAAACATTTGGATTTAATAAATCAGGATTTAACAAGTAGAGGAGCGTGA
- a CDS encoding L-lactate permease: MNMYLLCLIALIPIVWLMVSLGALKMPGHKTCPATLALIIVLAVVVWKMPILDALTATLEGTALAIWPIMLVIIAAVFTYNLSMYTKSMDIIKKIMTSITTDKRILVLILAWGFGGFLEAIAGFGTAVAIPASIMAALGFDPVFAAIICLIANTTPTAFGAIGIPVSTLAKVAGLDPGMLSYAVALQLGVLIAIVPILLVMITEKNVKAIKGVFGISLASGLAFAIPEVLAAKYMGAELPALLGSIVCMGVTILMAKVFYKDTAAKDVEKISFKKGVIAWIPFILVFLIIIVTSPLFSTINTALSQIKTAVPIYTGPGAKPYTFKWIATPGTLIIIATCIGGLIQGAKFGEIMKVLFDTAKQMTKSAITIVSIVSLAKVMGYSGMITAIAAVLVKITGGFYPFIAPVIGALGTFVTGSDTSANVLFGELQVQVANSLHLSPYWLAAANTGGATAGKMISPQSIAVATAATGIQGTEGKILNGTLKFCLAYVIILGCIAYFGGSFAPQ; encoded by the coding sequence ATGAATATGTATTTATTATGTTTAATAGCACTTATTCCTATAGTATGGTTAATGGTATCATTAGGTGCTTTAAAAATGCCAGGACATAAGACCTGTCCAGCTACTCTAGCTTTAATAATTGTACTAGCAGTTGTAGTATGGAAAATGCCAATATTAGATGCACTTACGGCAACGCTTGAAGGTACAGCACTTGCAATTTGGCCAATCATGTTAGTAATCATAGCGGCAGTTTTTACTTATAATCTTTCTATGTATACAAAAAGTATGGATATTATAAAGAAAATAATGACAAGCATTACAACAGATAAAAGAATCCTAGTATTAATACTAGCTTGGGGATTTGGAGGATTCTTGGAAGCAATAGCCGGTTTTGGAACAGCAGTTGCAATCCCAGCAAGTATTATGGCAGCTTTAGGATTTGATCCAGTATTTGCAGCAATAATTTGTCTTATAGCAAACACTACTCCAACAGCTTTTGGAGCTATAGGAATTCCAGTATCAACTCTTGCTAAAGTAGCAGGATTAGACCCAGGAATGCTTAGTTATGCGGTTGCGCTTCAACTTGGAGTATTAATAGCAATAGTACCAATATTATTAGTAATGATAACAGAAAAGAATGTAAAAGCAATAAAAGGAGTATTTGGTATATCTCTAGCTTCAGGACTTGCTTTTGCAATACCAGAAGTATTAGCAGCAAAATATATGGGAGCTGAATTACCAGCTTTACTTGGAAGTATAGTTTGTATGGGAGTTACTATATTAATGGCTAAAGTGTTCTATAAGGATACAGCAGCTAAAGATGTTGAAAAGATTTCATTTAAAAAAGGAGTAATAGCTTGGATACCATTTATTTTAGTATTCTTGATAATAATTGTTACAAGTCCATTATTCTCAACAATTAATACTGCATTATCACAAATAAAAACAGCAGTACCTATATACACAGGTCCAGGAGCGAAACCGTATACATTTAAATGGATAGCAACTCCAGGTACTCTTATAATAATAGCAACATGTATAGGTGGATTAATTCAGGGTGCCAAATTTGGTGAAATTATGAAAGTGTTATTTGATACAGCAAAACAAATGACAAAGTCAGCTATAACAATAGTATCAATAGTTTCACTTGCTAAGGTAATGGGATACAGTGGAATGATAACTGCAATTGCAGCTGTATTGGTTAAGATAACTGGAGGATTTTACCCATTCATAGCACCAGTTATAGGAGCCCTTGGAACATTTGTAACAGGTAGTGATACTTCAGCAAATGTATTATTTGGAGAACTTCAAGTTCAAGTTGCAAATTCATTACATTTAAGTCCATATTGGCTTGCAGCAGCTAATACAGGTGGAGCTACAGCAGGAAAGATGATCTCACCACAAAGTATCGCGGTTGCAACAGCGGCTACTGGAATACAAGGAACAGAAGGTAAGATACTTAATGGAACACTTAAATTCTGTTTAGCATATGTAATCATTTTAGGTTGTATTGCTTACTTTGGAGGAAGTTTTGCTCCGCAGTAA
- a CDS encoding electron transfer flavoprotein subunit beta/FixA family protein: MEILVCIKQVPGTSKVEVDPITGVLKRDGIDSKMNPYDLFALETAFRIRQQKGGEVNVITMGPPQAKEIIKEAFMMGADEGTLLSDRKFAGADVLATAYTISQGVKMTGNPDLIICGKQTTDGDTAQVGPEMAEYLKIPHVANVRRIVEVKEKSITVEMDMPETVEIQEIKYPCLITVEKDIFTSRLPSYKMKLSTKEKEIKVFGLKDFEDIEENHYGLNGSATQVERIFPPEVNTDKEMWEGNEEELTDKLLEKLKELKFV; encoded by the coding sequence ATGGAAATTCTAGTTTGTATTAAACAGGTACCTGGAACAAGCAAAGTCGAAGTAGATCCTATTACAGGAGTACTAAAGAGAGACGGCATAGATTCAAAAATGAATCCTTATGATTTATTCGCCCTAGAAACAGCCTTTAGAATTAGACAACAAAAAGGCGGAGAAGTAAATGTAATAACAATGGGCCCACCTCAAGCTAAAGAAATAATAAAAGAAGCTTTTATGATGGGGGCGGATGAAGGTACATTACTTTCAGATAGAAAATTTGCTGGTGCAGATGTACTTGCAACAGCGTATACAATATCTCAAGGAGTTAAAATGACAGGAAATCCTGATCTTATAATATGTGGTAAACAGACAACAGATGGGGATACAGCTCAGGTTGGACCTGAAATGGCAGAATATTTAAAAATTCCACATGTAGCTAATGTCAGAAGAATTGTAGAAGTTAAGGAAAAGTCAATAACAGTTGAAATGGATATGCCTGAAACAGTAGAAATACAAGAGATTAAGTATCCATGTCTTATAACTGTAGAAAAGGATATTTTCACATCAAGACTACCATCTTATAAGATGAAGTTATCAACTAAAGAAAAAGAAATCAAAGTATTTGGATTAAAAGATTTTGAAGATATAGAAGAAAATCATTATGGATTAAATGGTTCGGCAACACAAGTTGAGAGGATATTCCCACCAGAAGTAAATACAGATAAAGAGATGTGGGAAGGAAATGAAGAAGAGCTTACTGATAAATTGCTAGAAAAACTTAAAGAACTTAAATTTGTATAA